A genomic stretch from Edaphobacter aggregans includes:
- a CDS encoding alpha-N-arabinofuranosidase, with translation MGLILTTVPRKRTLLFQRLLLLSFFLPAIAALSQAPAITATVDVAKTGGPISKNIYGQFLEHGGDIVNAGIWSEMLVDRKFFYPVATVAPTPPPAIGNAAGNPRFENIPKRWWAPVGGDSAVRMDSKAPYTGDQSPAVRLSPSEPHGLRQSGLFVRSKKTYTGRIILAGTPGTVVKVALVGGSGATGRQSITIHTLGWGYRTYPLRYTADADSDNATLEITGTGTGEFHVGAVSLMSADNIEGFRPEVIAVLKQLRFGVLRFPGGNFVSSYEWRYGVGDIDKRPPIFDPVWHALQPNDVGTDEFLTLCKLLGVDPYITVNAGFGDAWSARELVEYTNGAVTTPMGKWRAQNGHSTPYNVKLWGIGNEPWGDYQMGAMALQQYEVKHNIFAKEMRKIDPTIMLIAGGAMPDVMEGADQARRINGQYVPDYLSAADWTGQLLLHCLSNIDMVSEHYYASGTEHTDMKLGKKVPIEPPLSFIESQRAAAVQVRAKYEHYEKYLELIPALRAKPVPIAIDEWAYFLPGKRDSYHTVPAYAWAFHEMFRHSDIFQMANLTFATATFSSNGTEAVLNPTGLLFKMYRDHFGVIPVEVGGNSPQPKPAFPAGGDQPAVNPGSPTYPLDVSAALSGDRKTLTIAVLNPSDAEHSIHLDIQGAALASAGKLWRMAPNSIDATVKAGSPAEVQVEEQSLGALPAAVTLRPFSVNIYSYPVQ, from the coding sequence ATGGGCTTGATATTGACAACCGTTCCGCGGAAGCGGACTCTCCTCTTTCAAAGGTTGCTTCTTCTCAGCTTCTTTCTTCCAGCCATCGCGGCCTTGTCTCAGGCGCCTGCCATTACAGCTACTGTCGACGTTGCGAAGACAGGCGGGCCCATCTCCAAGAACATATATGGGCAGTTCCTTGAGCACGGCGGAGATATCGTTAATGCGGGCATCTGGTCGGAGATGCTTGTCGATCGGAAGTTCTTCTACCCGGTAGCGACTGTCGCGCCCACGCCTCCGCCCGCGATCGGTAATGCCGCGGGAAATCCCAGGTTTGAAAATATCCCCAAGCGCTGGTGGGCGCCTGTCGGCGGCGACAGCGCCGTCAGGATGGACAGCAAAGCTCCCTACACCGGCGACCAATCGCCGGCTGTGCGTCTCAGCCCATCTGAGCCGCATGGCTTACGACAGTCGGGCCTTTTTGTTCGTAGCAAGAAAACGTATACCGGCCGCATCATTCTCGCGGGCACGCCGGGCACGGTCGTCAAGGTCGCACTGGTCGGGGGCAGCGGCGCTACCGGCCGCCAATCCATCACAATCCACACGCTTGGCTGGGGGTATCGCACCTATCCCCTGCGCTACACAGCCGACGCCGACAGCGACAACGCCACGCTCGAGATCACCGGCACCGGCACGGGCGAGTTTCACGTGGGTGCGGTGTCGCTGATGTCCGCGGACAACATCGAGGGGTTTCGCCCTGAGGTTATCGCCGTGCTCAAGCAGCTGCGCTTCGGCGTTCTGCGCTTCCCTGGCGGCAACTTTGTTTCTTCCTACGAGTGGCGCTACGGGGTGGGTGATATCGACAAGCGGCCGCCCATCTTCGACCCTGTTTGGCACGCCTTGCAGCCGAATGACGTCGGCACCGATGAGTTCCTGACGCTGTGCAAACTGCTCGGCGTCGACCCGTATATCACAGTGAACGCCGGCTTCGGTGACGCTTGGTCAGCCCGCGAGCTGGTGGAGTATACCAACGGCGCGGTCACCACCCCCATGGGCAAGTGGCGCGCGCAGAACGGCCACTCGACACCGTACAACGTCAAGCTGTGGGGCATCGGTAACGAGCCATGGGGCGACTACCAGATGGGCGCCATGGCGCTGCAGCAGTATGAAGTGAAGCACAACATCTTCGCCAAGGAGATGAGGAAGATCGACCCAACCATCATGCTGATTGCCGGCGGCGCCATGCCGGACGTGATGGAGGGCGCCGACCAGGCGCGCCGCATCAATGGGCAGTACGTGCCCGACTACCTGTCCGCGGCCGACTGGACAGGCCAGCTGCTCCTGCACTGCCTGTCGAATATCGACATGGTGAGCGAGCACTACTATGCCTCCGGCACCGAGCACACCGACATGAAGCTGGGCAAGAAGGTGCCCATCGAGCCTCCACTCTCCTTTATTGAATCGCAGCGTGCCGCCGCCGTGCAGGTGCGCGCCAAGTACGAGCACTACGAGAAGTACCTGGAACTCATCCCCGCGCTCAGGGCCAAGCCTGTTCCCATCGCCATCGACGAGTGGGCCTACTTCCTTCCCGGCAAGCGCGACTCTTACCACACCGTTCCGGCTTATGCCTGGGCGTTCCACGAGATGTTCCGCCACTCCGACATCTTCCAGATGGCGAACCTCACCTTTGCTACGGCGACTTTCAGCTCCAACGGCACCGAGGCCGTGCTGAATCCGACTGGACTGTTGTTCAAGATGTACCGCGACCACTTCGGTGTAATCCCAGTGGAGGTAGGCGGCAACTCGCCGCAACCTAAACCCGCCTTCCCCGCGGGCGGCGACCAGCCTGCGGTCAACCCCGGTAGCCCAACTTATCCGCTGGATGTAAGCGCCGCTCTGAGCGGGGACCGCAAGACCCTGACCATCGCAGTGCTCAACCCGTCTGACGCCGAGCATAGCATTCACCTGGACATCCAGGGTGCAGCGCTGGCCTCCGCCGGCAAGCTGTGGCGCATGGCGCCGAACTCCATCGATGCCACGGTCAAGGCCGGCTCGCCCGCCGAGGTGCAGGTGGAAGAACAGTCACTCGGCGCCCTGCCCGCCGCAGTCACGCTTCGCCCCTTCAGCGTCAACATCTACTCCTACCCCGTTCAGTAA
- a CDS encoding glycoside hydrolase family 3 C-terminal domain-containing protein produces MKLHLKLSLAFAALCAATLVPAGAQQDTSHMPFMNPQLAPEERATDLVRRMTLAEKASEMQNNSAAVPRLNIPAYQWWSEALHGVINEGVTEYPEPVGLAATFDPAGIHTMAAQIGVEGRIKHVQNLREGHIGIMGGLDFWSPNLNIFRDPRWGRGQETYGEDPFLTGRMGVAYVTGLQGDNPKYYLGIATPKHFAVHSGPEPTRHFADVDVSRHDEVDTYQPAFRAAIVEGKAASVMCAYNAINGEPACANQYLLQDQLRGKWGFQGYVVSDCDAVRDVAANHRYRPTQAQGAAISVIRGMDNECVTFTTRFGEPVEKAYIDAVQQGYLPESTLDTALIRLFTARIKLGMFDPPAMVPYSSIDERELDSAEHRAHARKLAEESMVLLKNDGLLPLKPEIRKIAVVGPLAEQTRPLIGNYAGRPTHIVSILDGLHAQFPGATITYVPGIQFLHPDGTPVPNNLLTTPDGNPGLHAEYNEGRRGFDDVPKKLVERTEPNINLSKATLPKEVADRKRFGVQWTGFLTPPETGEYLLGVRSQGFARVRVDGKQVASAGGGGHDLEPAMGRVKLEKGRKVALEISGGTQDGNAHAELIWSKYDPTVSPEAVAVARDADSIIAVVGITSQLEGEEMPVSEPGFLGGDRTSIDLPQPEEDLVEAVAATGKPLAVVLMNGSALAVNWINDHANAVLEAWYPGEEGGAAVAETLSGKNNPAGRLPVTFYKGLEGLPNFEDYAMANRTYRYFTGKPLYPFGYGLSYTTFGYSDLVLSSPTVAAGQPVEADVLVTNSGKLAGDEVVQLYLKFPDVKGAPIMALRSFERIHLDPGASQKVHFHLNPRDLGMVTELGSPIIAEGDYSLSVGGGQPGTGSPGVNGKFHVTGNYALPE; encoded by the coding sequence ATGAAGCTTCATCTGAAACTGTCTCTCGCGTTCGCCGCCTTGTGCGCGGCAACGCTCGTGCCGGCTGGCGCGCAGCAGGACACGTCGCATATGCCGTTTATGAATCCGCAGCTTGCCCCGGAGGAACGCGCCACGGACCTGGTGCGTCGCATGACGCTCGCCGAAAAGGCATCGGAGATGCAGAACAACTCTGCCGCCGTGCCGCGCCTCAACATTCCGGCATACCAGTGGTGGAGCGAGGCTCTCCACGGCGTGATCAACGAGGGCGTAACCGAGTACCCAGAGCCGGTGGGCCTGGCCGCGACCTTTGACCCCGCAGGCATCCACACCATGGCGGCACAGATCGGTGTGGAAGGTCGCATCAAGCATGTGCAGAACCTGCGCGAGGGCCACATCGGCATCATGGGCGGGCTCGACTTTTGGTCGCCCAACCTGAACATCTTTCGCGATCCACGCTGGGGCCGTGGGCAGGAGACCTACGGCGAGGATCCCTTCCTGACCGGTCGCATGGGCGTGGCCTATGTAACGGGCCTGCAGGGCGACAACCCCAAGTACTACTTGGGCATTGCCACCCCCAAGCACTTCGCCGTGCACAGCGGCCCTGAGCCGACCCGTCACTTTGCCGATGTCGACGTGAGCAGGCACGACGAGGTCGACACCTACCAGCCTGCCTTTCGCGCAGCCATTGTCGAGGGCAAGGCTGCCTCGGTGATGTGCGCCTACAACGCCATAAATGGCGAGCCGGCTTGCGCTAACCAGTACCTGCTGCAGGACCAGCTACGGGGCAAGTGGGGCTTCCAGGGCTATGTCGTGTCTGACTGCGACGCCGTGCGCGATGTAGCAGCGAATCATCGCTATCGGCCCACGCAAGCACAGGGCGCGGCGATCTCGGTGATCCGAGGCATGGACAACGAGTGCGTGACCTTCACCACACGCTTTGGCGAGCCTGTTGAGAAGGCCTACATCGATGCCGTGCAGCAGGGCTACCTGCCCGAAAGCACGCTCGATACCGCGCTGATACGCCTGTTCACCGCACGCATCAAGCTCGGCATGTTTGACCCGCCCGCCATGGTGCCGTACTCGAGCATCGACGAGAGGGAGCTGGACAGCGCTGAGCATCGCGCCCACGCACGCAAGCTGGCCGAGGAGTCGATGGTGCTACTCAAGAACGATGGCCTGCTGCCGCTCAAGCCGGAGATCCGCAAGATCGCCGTGGTGGGCCCGCTGGCGGAGCAGACCCGGCCGCTCATCGGCAACTATGCGGGCCGCCCCACGCACATCGTCTCCATCCTTGACGGCCTGCACGCGCAGTTTCCCGGTGCCACCATCACCTACGTGCCCGGCATACAGTTTCTGCATCCCGATGGAACTCCCGTGCCCAACAACCTGCTTACTACCCCGGACGGCAACCCCGGGCTGCATGCCGAGTATAACGAGGGCCGGCGCGGCTTTGACGATGTGCCTAAGAAGCTCGTGGAACGCACCGAGCCCAACATCAACCTGTCTAAGGCGACCCTGCCCAAGGAGGTCGCGGACAGGAAGCGCTTCGGCGTGCAGTGGACGGGGTTTCTCACGCCCCCGGAGACAGGCGAGTACCTGCTCGGCGTGCGCAGCCAGGGCTTTGCTCGCGTGAGGGTCGATGGCAAGCAGGTGGCTTCGGCCGGAGGCGGTGGTCACGACCTTGAGCCCGCCATGGGCCGAGTGAAGCTTGAGAAGGGCCGCAAGGTTGCACTCGAAATCTCCGGCGGCACGCAGGACGGCAACGCTCATGCTGAGCTGATCTGGAGCAAGTACGATCCCACGGTCTCGCCTGAAGCCGTTGCCGTCGCGCGCGATGCCGACTCGATTATCGCTGTGGTCGGCATCACCAGCCAGCTCGAAGGCGAAGAGATGCCCGTGAGCGAGCCGGGCTTCCTGGGCGGCGACCGCACCAGCATTGACCTGCCGCAGCCTGAAGAAGACCTGGTAGAAGCGGTGGCAGCGACAGGCAAGCCCCTCGCCGTGGTGCTGATGAACGGCAGCGCGTTGGCCGTGAACTGGATCAACGACCACGCAAACGCGGTACTTGAGGCTTGGTACCCCGGTGAAGAAGGCGGCGCTGCTGTGGCGGAAACGTTGAGCGGGAAGAACAACCCCGCGGGTAGGCTGCCGGTCACCTTCTACAAAGGTCTGGAGGGTCTACCGAACTTTGAAGATTACGCGATGGCGAACCGGACTTACCGCTACTTCACCGGCAAGCCGCTCTACCCCTTCGGCTACGGCCTCAGCTACACCACGTTCGGCTACAGCGACCTCGTGCTTTCCTCCCCAACCGTTGCCGCCGGACAGCCCGTGGAGGCCGATGTCCTCGTGACCAACTCAGGCAAGCTCGCGGGGGACGAGGTTGTGCAGCTTTACCTGAAGTTCCCTGACGTTAAGGGAGCGCCGATCATGGCTCTTCGCAGCTTCGAACGCATCCACCTCGACCCGGGTGCAAGCCAGAAAGTTCATTTCCACCTCAACCCGCGTGACCTAGGCATGGTCACCGAGCTTGGCTCGCCCATCATCGCCGAGGGCGACTACAGCCTCAGCGTGGGCGGCGGGCAACCGGGAACCGGGAGCCCGGGGGTAAACGGCAAGTTCCACGTGACCGGCAATTACGCACTGCCCGAGTAG
- a CDS encoding carboxylesterase/lipase family protein, with protein MTRTPVLTRREALFLSATAGIAAATPSTLLASDSIKTGVHQEPGSVSTPRSAIAKTQYGPVRGFLSGGVFTFKGVPYGQNSGGENRWLPLKPPTPWTDEYPAFSYGANCPQSLHPWTAIEQTFIQDWDDGWLSEDMLKLNIWTPSLSGSRPVMVYYHGGGFSFGSSYELPSHEGAQMARHHDVAQVSVNHRLNILGFFDASEIGGSAYEDSVNVGMTDLVDSLKWVRENIANFGGDPDRVMIYGQSGGGSKVTTLLGMPSASGLIHRAAAQSGGGGNIPTREQQREVARVMMKDLGLAANDIGALQKMGWPSLIAAGNAAITKVNPPGPAFFGPGLPGHPRAGWTPSVDGKVITMRSFFDAAPDVSKNVPILIGSVSEEGNSMTSIPTEAEWHAGLAKTYGEEKATAIVTTLKANYPHKQTATLSYMCSGRPGLNGLFMRNNVVKMCGLKHDLHAAPAYAYYFTWQTPLFDGRPGAWHTADLQFCFDNTKRCEQGTGNTLEAQALARKMAASWAAFASIGKPSVSGVAWQPTDPDINRTMIFDNECRMVNDPDGNARKIILA; from the coding sequence GTGACCCGTACACCTGTTCTTACCCGTCGAGAAGCACTGTTTCTTTCCGCCACAGCCGGTATCGCTGCTGCCACGCCGTCAACGCTGCTGGCCTCTGACAGCATCAAGACCGGCGTGCACCAGGAGCCTGGCTCCGTCTCCACGCCACGCTCCGCCATCGCCAAGACACAGTACGGCCCCGTCCGCGGATTCCTCTCTGGCGGTGTCTTTACCTTCAAAGGCGTGCCTTACGGCCAAAACTCTGGTGGTGAAAACCGCTGGCTCCCCCTCAAGCCGCCCACGCCCTGGACCGACGAGTACCCCGCCTTCAGCTACGGCGCCAACTGCCCGCAGTCCCTTCATCCCTGGACCGCAATCGAGCAAACCTTCATCCAAGACTGGGACGACGGCTGGCTGAGCGAGGACATGCTCAAGCTCAACATCTGGACGCCGTCGCTCTCGGGCTCCCGCCCGGTGATGGTGTACTACCACGGCGGCGGTTTCTCCTTCGGCTCGTCCTACGAGCTCCCGTCGCATGAAGGCGCACAGATGGCCCGCCACCACGACGTTGCGCAGGTCTCGGTCAATCACCGCCTCAACATCCTGGGCTTTTTCGACGCCTCGGAGATCGGCGGCTCGGCCTACGAGGACTCGGTCAACGTCGGTATGACGGACCTGGTCGACTCGCTCAAGTGGGTACGCGAGAATATAGCCAACTTCGGCGGCGACCCCGACCGCGTCATGATTTACGGGCAGTCCGGCGGCGGCTCCAAGGTCACCACGCTGCTCGGCATGCCCTCCGCTTCGGGCCTCATCCATCGCGCCGCGGCGCAGTCCGGCGGTGGCGGCAACATCCCCACGCGCGAGCAGCAGCGCGAGGTCGCACGCGTCATGATGAAGGACCTCGGCCTTGCGGCGAACGACATTGGCGCGCTTCAAAAGATGGGCTGGCCGAGCCTGATCGCCGCCGGCAATGCGGCCATCACCAAGGTCAACCCGCCGGGCCCTGCCTTCTTCGGTCCCGGCCTTCCGGGACATCCTCGCGCCGGCTGGACTCCCTCGGTCGACGGCAAGGTAATCACCATGCGCTCGTTCTTCGACGCCGCGCCGGACGTGAGCAAGAACGTTCCCATCCTCATCGGCTCGGTCTCGGAAGAGGGCAACAGCATGACTTCCATTCCTACTGAGGCCGAGTGGCATGCCGGCCTGGCGAAGACCTACGGCGAAGAAAAAGCAACCGCCATTGTGACAACCCTCAAGGCCAACTATCCCCACAAGCAAACCGCCACGCTGTCGTACATGTGCAGCGGTCGCCCAGGACTCAACGGCCTGTTCATGCGGAACAATGTCGTGAAGATGTGCGGGCTCAAGCACGACCTCCATGCCGCCCCCGCCTACGCCTACTACTTCACCTGGCAAACGCCCCTGTTCGACGGCCGCCCCGGTGCTTGGCACACGGCCGATCTGCAGTTCTGCTTTGACAACACCAAGCGCTGCGAACAGGGCACCGGCAATACACTTGAGGCGCAAGCCCTGGCGCGGAAAATGGCTGCGTCTTGGGCGGCGTTTGCCTCCATCGGCAAGCCCAGCGTCTCCGGCGTTGCATGGCAGCCGACCGACCCTGACATCAACCGCACCATGATCTTCGATAACGAATGCCGCATGGTAAATGACCCGGACGGCAACGCGCGCAAGATCATCCTCGCTTGA
- a CDS encoding alpha/beta hydrolase has protein sequence MLEARKLFLHVTTLHVTMLASILWCGASLAAQVQTIVPPPVPGARPVTVERIKVHSAAIEGNFEGETADRDVIVFLPPSYKHDTGRHYPVLYALHGYFIGAEQWTGEIHVPQTIEGAIAQGAGEMIVVLPDSKTVYLGSFYSSSATTGDFERFIFHDLVAYIDAHYRTLPTRESRGLVGHSMGGYGASRIGMKHPDVFGALYMMSPCCLSPMTGGGPGPVDDMKQRAIDGEKKAGTAKSPAELAAVSPGFAAAPYATAAAWAPDPKNPPLYFDLPTKDGVPQPEIVAKLTANAPLAFVDQYIGNLKQYRAISMDVGDQDGLRVDATKLHEMLDRYGIVNTFTVYPGSHTSAVADRFQNFVMPFFSKNLCFTTTCN, from the coding sequence ATGCTCGAAGCCCGCAAGCTTTTCCTCCACGTCACTACGCTCCACGTCACCATGCTCGCCTCCATCTTATGGTGCGGCGCATCGCTCGCAGCGCAGGTACAAACTATCGTGCCGCCTCCGGTTCCAGGCGCCAGGCCCGTCACGGTGGAACGCATCAAGGTCCACAGCGCGGCCATCGAGGGCAACTTTGAGGGCGAGACGGCCGACCGCGACGTGATCGTCTTTCTACCGCCCAGCTACAAGCACGACACGGGGCGCCACTACCCGGTGTTGTACGCGCTGCACGGCTACTTCATCGGTGCCGAGCAGTGGACGGGCGAGATCCACGTGCCGCAGACCATCGAGGGCGCCATTGCGCAGGGCGCAGGGGAGATGATCGTCGTCCTGCCCGACTCGAAGACCGTCTATCTCGGATCGTTCTATTCCAGTTCGGCCACCACAGGCGATTTCGAGCGCTTTATCTTCCACGACCTGGTGGCCTACATCGATGCGCACTACCGCACCTTGCCGACGCGCGAAAGCCGCGGCCTGGTGGGCCACTCCATGGGTGGCTACGGCGCCTCGCGTATCGGCATGAAACACCCCGACGTGTTTGGCGCCCTGTACATGATGAGCCCTTGCTGCCTCTCGCCCATGACCGGCGGCGGGCCGGGGCCGGTCGACGATATGAAACAGCGCGCAATCGATGGCGAAAAGAAAGCAGGCACGGCGAAGTCGCCGGCTGAACTCGCTGCCGTATCGCCCGGCTTTGCGGCCGCGCCGTATGCCACCGCGGCCGCGTGGGCGCCCGACCCGAAGAACCCGCCTCTTTACTTCGACCTGCCCACCAAGGACGGGGTTCCGCAACCGGAGATCGTCGCTAAGCTCACGGCCAATGCGCCGCTTGCCTTTGTGGACCAGTACATCGGCAATCTAAAGCAGTATCGCGCCATCTCGATGGACGTGGGCGACCAGGATGGACTGCGCGTCGATGCGACCAAACTGCATGAGATGCTTGACCGCTACGGCATCGTCAACACTTTTACGGTTTACCCCGGTAGCCACACCAGCGCCGTGGCGGATCGCTTCCAAAACTTCGTAATGCCGTTCTTCAGCAAGAACCTTTGCTTCACCACCACCTGCAACTAG
- a CDS encoding DinB family protein, whose protein sequence is MRAPALILHHVLTHAFHHKGQIVAMCRALVQPAPDTDLNHFE, encoded by the coding sequence ATCCGCGCTCCTGCGCTCATCCTTCACCATGTCCTGACCCATGCCTTTCATCACAAGGGCCAGATCGTAGCAATGTGTCGAGCACTGGTCCAACCTGCACCCGACACCGATCTCAACCATTTTGAATAA
- a CDS encoding AraC family transcriptional regulator, with protein MNTVVVHPVHARAAPILDFEFGDAEAILYIPSNGMPPILSPRTVLIGMQTGRRGELHISGTVDSFAILFQPDGLDLLFALPAQEFTDRSFDAESVFGRMIARFHERLADCRSSEERVSVANQFLIQHAHATRTRDGITAAAHQMLLEAAAGGIPAMAERAGLSARQFRRIFLQRVGVSPKLFARIARFEGALDRMARSSGGSWTEVAHRFGYYDQMHMVHEFAQFTGETPTRTLHYFETAFQRQMSAMRSSNGPRCDGGRWIL; from the coding sequence GTGAACACGGTCGTGGTGCACCCAGTTCACGCTCGAGCGGCGCCGATCCTGGATTTCGAGTTTGGCGATGCGGAGGCGATCCTCTACATCCCGTCGAACGGAATGCCTCCCATCCTGTCGCCGCGTACCGTCCTGATCGGGATGCAGACGGGTCGGCGCGGTGAACTTCATATCAGCGGAACAGTGGATTCCTTCGCGATCCTGTTCCAACCCGATGGACTCGATCTCCTCTTTGCCCTGCCAGCGCAAGAGTTCACGGATCGAAGTTTCGATGCTGAATCGGTGTTTGGCCGGATGATCGCGCGCTTCCATGAGCGGCTCGCCGATTGCCGTTCCTCCGAAGAGCGTGTCTCCGTCGCCAACCAATTTCTCATTCAGCATGCCCACGCAACGCGCACCCGGGACGGAATCACGGCGGCAGCACATCAGATGTTGTTGGAAGCCGCGGCTGGAGGCATACCGGCCATGGCTGAACGAGCCGGCCTCAGTGCGCGCCAATTTCGACGAATTTTCCTGCAAAGAGTTGGCGTGAGTCCCAAGCTCTTCGCGCGCATTGCGCGGTTCGAAGGGGCGCTCGACCGAATGGCTCGCTCTTCCGGCGGTTCATGGACTGAGGTTGCGCATCGTTTCGGCTACTACGACCAGATGCATATGGTCCACGAATTCGCTCAGTTCACTGGTGAAACCCCGACCCGGACGCTACATTATTTTGAGACGGCGTTTCAGCGGCAGATGAGTGCGATGCGGTCCAGTAACGGACCACGCTGCGATGGCGGGCGATGGATCCTTTAA